GATAAACCAGCCGTTCATGCTCACTGAGGGCGGTTAATACCAGTACATTGGCGGTCGGGATAATCGCGGTATGTGCCGTGACCTTGCCACTGTCAAACGCCTTGCTTTTCTGGCTCGTGACAAGTGAAAGTCCGTTAAAATCGCTAATGCCTTGCAGCGCCTCAAGCACCTGTGGCGCTTCATTAAACTGCTCATCAGACAGATAGGAACAATCAGAACGGTTATAGGTGATGGCTTTGTATTTCTCTCGTAGCTGCTGGGTGATTTCCAGTGTTTTTGCGGCTGTCATTTTGTGCTGACGGTTCATTGTCTGCTGCAATCTCACCAGATTGAACGGAAGTGGCGGCGAGGTTTCTTTCTCCTGTACGCCAGCGGCCTTTATATCGGCATCCTTGCAGCGCAATCTTGCGGCGAGGTCATCAGCATAACGTTTACTGGTAAGACGCTTCTTGTCGTCCTGAGGCGCATTTTCGTTGACCTTCCAGTTGGCTGAAAATTGTTGACCGTTCACCAGAAAATCACCAACCAGTGAGTAGTAAAAGCTTGGCGTGTGCGACTGATTGGCGAGGTAGCGGCGCACTATCAGCCCTAAAATGGGCGTTTGTACCCGTCCTACCGACAAGACACCCCGATATCCGTTTTTGCGTCCCTCGATGGTATAGGCGCGCGTCATGCTCAAGCCGTAAATCAAATCGCCCGCAGCGCGGGCTAAAGCTTTGCGGTAAACCCCTTTAAACTGGTGATTGTCTTTCAGTTGGGCTAGCGCCTTTTTAACGGCAGCGTCGGTGTTATCGTTAATCAGCAAACGTTTAACGGGTTTTTGATTCCCAGCGTACTCAAGTAACTCTTCGACCAGCAATTGCCCCTCATCGTCTGGATCGCCTGCGTGGACAATCACATCTGCCCTTTTGATGAGGTTAATCACCGTTTGGGTATGCCCTTCCTTGCCGGCTATCGGCTCATAGCGCAGCGGGTAAAGCTGCAAGGGTAAATCTTCGGCTTTCCACTGCGCATAAGTGGAATTATACGCTTCTGGCTCAATGGATTTAAGCAAATGCCCATAGCACCAAGTCACAACATTATCGGCGGACTCAAGATAGCCGTCTTTTTTCTGGAAATTGCCCCCTAGCGCTTTGGCAATATCCTTCGCCACAGCGGGCTTTTCTGCTATATATAGGTTCATTTTTTTCTCTCTTATTTGGTTTGTTGGATTTCTTGATTTTCATTTTCGATAAAATCAAGGGAGAAAAATCTTTGTGTCAGTTCGTCGTCAATAAAGCGCAAATCATTTTCATTGCTCGTTAAATACGTGGTTGAAAATAACCTAGCTTTATTGAGCAAATCATTGGTGTTGGTGAAGAAATAAGGTGCTCGTTGATTAATTTCATTAAGAACATGATTAACATTATCGTTTTGTTTTTTAATTGATTTTTCATCAACGCTACAGGCAGAGCTTCTATCTCGGATATCGCGGTGCTCGTGGGTTTCAGCGTATATTCATAAGGCGCAACATTTGCGATGAACGCATCATCAGGAGAAGGGAATCGTTGATTCCCTTAAAAAGGTACTGTAATGCGTTGAGATTCAATTGTGGGTATTGGAAAGAATTCAGTTCTTTCATTGATAAAACCGTCATCACTAACCAAATTATAAATTAGCCGCTGTTGTTCTCGTTGACTTTCTTTCTTATTTTCAAGAATCGGCAACATGCGCGGTTGATTAGTTGCAGGTAGCCAGTTTTCATGGATTTCGCTTTTTCGTGATAAAAACGGGGTGTCATAAAATGCATTCCACATCATGATTTCAGAAGTGATAGCATCAAAATCTGAGTCAAGAATATGAAAGTGTATTTTGTGGGTAGCAATTTCTCCGTTAACCGCCCATCGGGTTATTTGGGTGAAATTGGTTAGTTTTTATCGGTTTCAATAAAAATACCGTTAATAGCCTTACGCCCTTTTTTCCGGCAAGCAATTTGATAACATTTATTTGGGTAGGGTGTACGGGCAACAATATCAACGCCACCCTTTAATGTGAGGTTTAATTCGGGTACAGATACATCAATCAAATCAAGTTGCACATCACTGTAGCGTAAGTAATACCGTGGCGAAAGATGTAGTAGCATTTCAATCATCCTTATCATAGTTAGGCTGGATTCAATTTCGATGGAAAGCTAATCACAAATTCATCAGCATCTCCTTTGCCGAGACTAAAGAGAGGCTTTAGGCGTTCTTCTAACTCAAATTCATTTCTGAAAGCGCGCACATCACGAATAAAGCAGGACATATACAGGTACTTCTCATCTTTGAACATGCCTTGCAAATCCTCTCCATGCAAAAGTACATAATTACTGATGCGGTCGTACAAATCAGGATCTTTTACTGTAATTTCTGCGCCAATATCTGCTATCACTTTATCTGTTTTCAAATAGTCCCATAGGATAACTTCCTGCCAATCCGGGTATTAAAGCGTTCTTTATCGGATTTACTGAATTTTCCATTCATTTTTCAACCTCTCATTTTGCCAAATTGTTTCATGATGTCGCTGACAACAGCCGGATCTGCTGTTGGACATCCGCCAAGAAAATCTCGCCGTTTAACAAAAGTTTTCCATGGACGAAAACCATGCCGACCAAATTTTTTAAGTGAAAAAAATTTACGCACAGCGCCATTGCATTCACTTTGATTGTTACCTTGTAATTTTCCGTACATACACAACACAACGGTACACGGGTCATCAGAATCAATTTTTTCCTGGGCAGAAAGGGGGTAACTGGCTGCAAGTAATAGCCATGCAGCCGATAAAAAGGTTTTTTTCATAACAACTTTCCTATTTGGTTTGTTTGAATTACGCTGATTGCGTATTTGATGCAAAATGCTTATAAGGATGACGAGACATGAAAATATTGAGAAATCTCTATTTACTAATATCTTCTTTGCTATCTCTGTCTTGTAGCGTGTCGGCGCCAAAGGGTGTAAAAGCTGTAGAAAATTTTGATTTGAATCAATATCTCGGGCTCTGGTACGAAATTGCCCGACTAGACAATCGTTTTGAGCGTGGCTTAGAACGGGTTACCGCCAATTACATGCTTAATCCCGACGGGAGCGTGAAAGTCATTAATCGGGGATTTTTGCCCGAGCTGCATCAATGGCGAAAAAGTATAGGTAAAGCAAAATTTATAGGTTCCCCGAAAAAGGGGTCACTGAAAGTTTCTTTCTTCTGGCCGTTCTATGGTGGCTACCATGTGATAGCGCTCCATCCAGAATATCGTTATGCCTTGGTGGCAGGACCAAGTCGAAACTATTTATGGCTGCTTTCACGCACACCCAGGCTCGAGACGGCGGAAACGGAGTCTTTGCTAAATCTTGCCAGAGAACTTAATTTCCCCGTTGATAAATTGATATGGGTGAATCAGGATGCGTAGAATTTTTTAATTAATGCAAATTGCTTCACATTGGAAGTGCACAAAACTCGGCGGGCTACCCGATAAAATCCAGTTTTTATGCTCATCTGGTTTCACATGACAGGCGACATTGCTAAAATATTGCCCCGGCAAGTTAAATCCAGCAATCGCACAGAACTCGTGTGAGCCAATATTTTTAGCACCTGAATTGGTTTTATGATAGGAAACAGGACCCAGTCCAGTCGTTTTGGTCCACCTGCCGGTTTGACAGGAAAGAACTGCCCCTTTAGCATCCCGACTCACTAATCCACTGGTTGGACAGGACGAACCTTCAACGACGACTTTCTCGAGCTGTAAAAAATCTCCGGTTGATAAGCGGCCCTCTGCGCGAACCGTACCGCCTTTTAACTGTCCTCCAGTATAAATACTTTTGTTGTTGACAGCGCGTATCCACTCTTTATCCGTCATATAAAATCCGCCCCCATGTTTGGTATTTATCCAACCTTTATTATCCTGCGTGACCAGCCAGCCACCCTGACTTTTTATATCCCCGTTTGCGGTGACGGTTTTACTAAAAACCCCTTCTTTGGCATTAACAGCATTGGCATTATTAAGATTGTTACCACCCATATCGATATGGGTGTGCATACGGTTTAACTCAGGCTTGTGCTTTACCTGAAAACGATACAGCCGGTCGCTTTCCTGCAACACGCTACCCAATATTTCTGACGATAGGGCTATGGCAATATGTCCAAATCGACAATCAAGGCCAAAATCCTTTGGCTGGCTTATCCAGCCACCGTAAGCCCCGATGGCGAGGTTTCTTTCATCCACAAACCCACCCATACCGTTAATTTGAGCGGCGATACGGCGCATCCCTTTTTCGGTTAGATTTTCACCATTAACACTACAGGTTAATGCCTGCAAGGCGGGAGGTCTTTTCTGGTTGTTTCTGACAATCCCAGTGACGTATTGTTGACCAAAGGGGTTTTTGTCGGAAAAACCTTTCTGGAGATATCCTTTTTTAATGAGCAGGGCATTATTAAGCGTAGATTTTGGTTGTGTTAACAGTTCATCATAATGGTCAGCGATATAGTGCTTCGCAGCTTCATTAAACTCGCTGAAATGGCGAGCGGAAACTATCCACTCCTGTTCTTCCAGAAATTCGCTGTATTTTTCAGCACCCCACAACGCGAGCAAGGCCATAATCACCAGGACGCCGAGAACTTCCAACGCGATAAATCCTCGGTCGATTTCTTTTATTCTGTTTTGATGTATTTTTGACATAGGTGTTCCTCGTAATTATAACGAATCGTTTTTTAAAGTGGACTTAAAGGAGGTAGGAAGGCGGCAACACTTAATTTGCTAAAATAGGATGCTATTTAACATAATGGTGGTTATCGGCACTTGGATTTTAGCTTTCAGGCAAAAATTACCGCGAAAGGCTTAAAAAGACACGTTTTCTCATCGGAAAAATACAATTTTTGAATATAACATTTTGTTAACAATTGACCGTTATTCAAGTTCACGCGATTTTGGGGCCAAAAGGGTTATTTTTGGGCACTTTCTCTGTTCATCCAGAAAAAATACGGAAATCCAGCGCTGACATAAAACCTTGAAAACACACATACCTTAATGTACACTTTTAAAGTGCACAAAAAGGAGGGTTTAACTATGCCTCAAATACCTGTTGAAAATAATGATCGTATGTCGTTACGTATAGCCTCAGAAGAAAAATCGTTGTTAATACGTGCAGCGGCTTTACAACACACCAACTTGACTGAGTTTGTACTCCGCAATGTGCTGTCAGTGGCACGGAAGATTATCGATGAAAATGAGCGGCTGAATCTGACCAGAAGAGACAGTTTGCATGTTATGGAACTTTTAGATAATCCTCCGGCACCTAATGACAAATTGATGGCTGCAGCATTTGCCTTACCTAAAAAATCATGACCCTGCCAATCTGGCACGAGGAGCCAATAGG
The nucleotide sequence above comes from Arsenophonus apicola. Encoded proteins:
- a CDS encoding DUF6012 family protein → MTRWAVNGEIATHKIHFHILDSDFDAITSEIMMWNAFYDTPFLSRKSEIHENWLPATNQPRMLPILENKKESQREQQRLIYNLVSDDGFINERTEFFPIPTIESQRITVPF
- a CDS encoding type II toxin-antitoxin system TacA family antitoxin, yielding MPQIPVENNDRMSLRIASEEKSLLIRAAALQHTNLTEFVLRNVLSVARKIIDENERLNLTRRDSLHVMELLDNPPAPNDKLMAAAFALPKKS
- a CDS encoding DUF6012 family protein; the encoded protein is MLLHLSPRYYLRYSDVQLDLIDVSVPELNLTLKGGVDIVARTPYPNKCYQIACRKKGRKAINGIFIETDKN
- a CDS encoding TrbM/KikA/MpfK family conjugal transfer protein, with amino-acid sequence MKKTFLSAAWLLLAASYPLSAQEKIDSDDPCTVVLCMYGKLQGNNQSECNGAVRKFFSLKKFGRHGFRPWKTFVKRRDFLGGCPTADPAVVSDIMKQFGKMRG
- the pilV gene encoding shufflon system plasmid conjugative transfer pilus tip adhesin PilV — translated: MSKIHQNRIKEIDRGFIALEVLGVLVIMALLALWGAEKYSEFLEEQEWIVSARHFSEFNEAAKHYIADHYDELLTQPKSTLNNALLIKKGYLQKGFSDKNPFGQQYVTGIVRNNQKRPPALQALTCSVNGENLTEKGMRRIAAQINGMGGFVDERNLAIGAYGGWISQPKDFGLDCRFGHIAIALSSEILGSVLQESDRLYRFQVKHKPELNRMHTHIDMGGNNLNNANAVNAKEGVFSKTVTANGDIKSQGGWLVTQDNKGWINTKHGGGFYMTDKEWIRAVNNKSIYTGGQLKGGTVRAEGRLSTGDFLQLEKVVVEGSSCPTSGLVSRDAKGAVLSCQTGRWTKTTGLGPVSYHKTNSGAKNIGSHEFCAIAGFNLPGQYFSNVACHVKPDEHKNWILSGSPPSFVHFQCEAICIN
- a CDS encoding type IA DNA topoisomerase, giving the protein MNLYIAEKPAVAKDIAKALGGNFQKKDGYLESADNVVTWCYGHLLKSIEPEAYNSTYAQWKAEDLPLQLYPLRYEPIAGKEGHTQTVINLIKRADVIVHAGDPDDEGQLLVEELLEYAGNQKPVKRLLINDNTDAAVKKALAQLKDNHQFKGVYRKALARAAGDLIYGLSMTRAYTIEGRKNGYRGVLSVGRVQTPILGLIVRRYLANQSHTPSFYYSLVGDFLVNGQQFSANWKVNENAPQDDKKRLTSKRYADDLAARLRCKDADIKAAGVQEKETSPPLPFNLVRLQQTMNRQHKMTAAKTLEITQQLREKYKAITYNRSDCSYLSDEQFNEAPQVLEALQGISDFNGLSLVTSQKSKAFDSGKVTAHTAIIPTANVLVLTALSEHERLVYLAIAQHYLVQFMHNKRYLEASVVVEVDGETFSARATKTVDAGFSAFLKGDASDVSDEVMPDSAFEVLQALRTGQRGNCDAVTVNEKKTTPPPLFTEATLLAALVRVADFVEDEKIKKLLKDKDKDKKDEHGGIGTPATRSDMLEKLKNRQFIREEKGKLLPTETGVAFFRALPESATLPDMTALWSAQQSDIEQGNQTVDEFVNALFDDLRQLVNTVSVGEIKGEVKPNSGQVERLTTPCPNCGKDIVVRPKLFACTGCDFKIWGTVAEKKLTAKQVETLIQKGKTGIIKGFKSKAGKTFDAMLILQDKPTGKVGFEFNRTVPCRKRF
- a CDS encoding lipocalin family protein, with product MKILRNLYLLISSLLSLSCSVSAPKGVKAVENFDLNQYLGLWYEIARLDNRFERGLERVTANYMLNPDGSVKVINRGFLPELHQWRKSIGKAKFIGSPKKGSLKVSFFWPFYGGYHVIALHPEYRYALVAGPSRNYLWLLSRTPRLETAETESLLNLARELNFPVDKLIWVNQDA